One genomic window of Indioceanicola profundi includes the following:
- a CDS encoding GNAT family N-acetyltransferase, with product MPDGSDQDARLSIRLETSIASIPAAEWDACNGPGAPFTSHSFLRILEESGSVGDGTGWSPHHMAVRDGNGRLVACAPLYLKSHSYGEYVFDHGWANAWQQAGGRYYPKLQLSVPFTPVTGRRLLLSAGAPEGTLELMMAALAKITGDNRLSSAHVTFPTKAEFDAFGKAGWLQRTGVQFHWENRGYGSFDDFLATFSSRKRKAVKKERRTVAESGLELLTLTGAELKPEHWDVFYRFYIDTSDRKWGSPYLTHEFFHLLGAEMADQVVLVMARDNGRWVAGALNLLGGDTLYGRNWGSRGDYPYLHFEACYYRAIEFAIERGLARVEAGAQGQHKIQRGYLPVPTYSAHWIPNASFRTAVADFLDREREEMEEEIALLAEESPYRKDGES from the coding sequence CAGCATCGCCAGCATACCGGCGGCGGAATGGGATGCCTGCAACGGCCCCGGCGCGCCCTTCACCAGCCACAGCTTCCTACGCATTCTTGAAGAAAGCGGGTCCGTTGGCGACGGCACCGGCTGGTCTCCCCACCATATGGCGGTGCGGGACGGCAATGGACGGCTGGTGGCCTGCGCGCCGCTCTATCTGAAGTCCCATTCCTACGGGGAATATGTCTTCGACCATGGCTGGGCCAATGCATGGCAGCAGGCCGGCGGTCGTTACTACCCCAAGCTCCAGCTCTCAGTTCCCTTCACGCCGGTGACCGGCCGCCGTCTGCTGCTGAGCGCCGGCGCGCCGGAGGGAACGCTTGAGTTGATGATGGCCGCGCTGGCCAAGATCACGGGCGACAACCGCCTCTCCTCCGCCCATGTGACCTTCCCCACCAAGGCGGAATTCGACGCCTTCGGAAAGGCCGGCTGGCTACAGCGCACCGGCGTCCAGTTCCACTGGGAAAACCGGGGCTATGGCAGCTTCGACGATTTCCTGGCCACCTTCTCATCGCGCAAACGCAAGGCCGTGAAGAAGGAGCGGCGGACGGTGGCCGAAAGCGGGCTGGAGCTGCTGACCCTGACCGGCGCCGAGCTGAAGCCGGAGCACTGGGATGTCTTCTACCGCTTCTACATCGATACCAGCGACCGTAAATGGGGCTCCCCCTATCTGACCCACGAGTTCTTCCATCTTCTGGGGGCCGAAATGGCGGATCAGGTCGTGTTGGTCATGGCGCGCGACAATGGGCGCTGGGTGGCGGGCGCATTAAACCTGCTGGGCGGCGATACGCTCTATGGCCGCAACTGGGGCAGCAGGGGCGACTATCCCTACCTGCATTTCGAGGCCTGCTATTATCGGGCAATCGAGTTCGCCATTGAGCGTGGGCTGGCGCGGGTGGAGGCCGGGGCGCAGGGGCAGCATAAAATCCAGCGCGGCTACCTGCCGGTGCCGACCTACAGCGCCCACTGGATACCCAATGCGAGCTTCCGGACGGCCGTGGCCGACTTCCTGGATCGTGAGCGTGAGGAGATGGAGGAGGAGATCGCGCTGCTGGCGGAGGAGAGCCCCTACCGCAAGGACGGGGAGAGTTGA